Proteins encoded together in one Hevea brasiliensis isolate MT/VB/25A 57/8 chromosome 16, ASM3005281v1, whole genome shotgun sequence window:
- the LOC110645343 gene encoding laccase-11 isoform X2 gives MASKGIFLSGLTFIFIGILELAFISFPAEAAIKKYQFDIQVRNVSRLCHAKPIVTVNGRFPGPTIYVREGDRVLVNVTNYAQYNMSIHWHGLKQYRNGWADGPAYITQCPIQKGSSYNYDFNVTGQRGTLWWHAHIFWLRATVYGAIVIMPKQGTPYPFPRPNMEFNIVLGEWWNTDVEEVVRQGTKMGLPPNMSDAHTINGKPGPLFPCSEKYTFAMEVEPGKTYLLRIVNAALNDELFFGISGHTMTVVEVDAVYTKPFTTQTILIAPGQTTNVLVKANQVPGRYFMATRPFIDVPLPIDNKTATAILQYKGIPNTVLPSLPQLPAPNDTEFALSYNRKLRSLNSPQFPANLPLKVDRKLFYTIGFGKDSCPTCANGTRLLASLNNISFVMPQTALLQAHYFNLTGVFRTDFPDKPPTPFNYTGAPLTASLGTVHGTKPSLSKIAFNSTVELVLQDTNLLTVESHPFHLHGYNFFVVGTGIGNFDPVKDPAKYNLVDPIERNTVGVPTGGWTAIRFRADNPGVWFMHCHLELHTGWGLKTAFVVEDGPGPDQSILPPPKDLPAC, from the exons ATGGCTAGTAAGGGAATTTTCCTTTCAGGTTTAACCTTTATTTTCATTGGAATCCTGGAGCTGGCTTTCATTTCTTTCCCAGCAGAAGCTGCCATAAAGAAATATCAGTTTGAT ATTCAAGTGAGGAATGTGAGTAGATTGTGCCATGCAAAACCAATTGTCACTGTAAATGGGAGGTTTCCAGGGCCTACAATTTATGTAAGAGAAGGAGATCGGGTTCTCGTCAATGTCACCAATTATGCCCAATATAACATGTCAATTCACTG GCATGGACTGAAGCAATATCGCAATGGGTGGGCAGATGGACCAGCTTATATAACCCAGTGTCCAATTCAGAAAGGAAGTAGCTACAATTATGACTTCAATGTCACAGGGCAGAGAGGGACCTTATGGTGGCACGCACATATTTTTTGGCTAAGGGCTACAGTTTATGGTGCAATTGTCATTATGCCTAAACAAGGAACTCCATATCCTTTCCCACGGCCAAATATGGAATTCAATATTGTCTTAG GAGAATGGTGGAACACTGATGTGGAGGAGGTTGTAAGGCAAGGAACCAAAATGGGCTTGCCTCCAAACATGTCTGACGCACACACAATCAACGGGAAGCCAGGGCCTCTCTTTCCTTGTTCTGAGAAAT ATACTTTTGCAATGGAGGTTGAACCAGGGAAGACATACCTCCTCAGAATTGTGAATGCCGCCCTCAATGATGAGCTTTTCTTTGGCATTTCTGGCCACACCATGACAGTGGTGGAGGTTGATGCAGTTTATACAAAGCCATTTACCACTCAAACTATACTAATTGCACCTGGCCAGACCACAAATGTTCTGGTGAAAGCCAACCAAGTTCCAGGCAGATATTTCATGGCTACTAGGCCTTTCATAGATGTTCCTCTTCCTATCGACAATAAAACAGCCACAGCAATTCTCCAATACAAAGGCATTCCAAACACTGTCCTCCCTTCTCTTCCTCAATTGCCTGCACCAAATGACACAGAATTTGCTTTAAGCTACAACAGAAAGCTTAGAAGCTTGAACTCTCCCCAGTTTCCAGCAAATTTACCCCTCAAAGTCGATCGAAAACTCTTCTACACTATCGGTTTTGGTAAAGATTCCTGCCCAACTTGCGCTAATGGAACACGCCTGCTAGCTTCTTTGAACAATATCTCCTTTGTTATGCCTCAAACTGCTCTTCTTCAAGCTCATTACTTCAACCTCACAGGAGTTTTCAGGACTGATTTCCCTGACAAGCCTCCTACTCCTTTCAACTACACTGGTGCACCACTTACCGCCAGTCTTGGAACTGTCCATGGCACCAAGCCTAGCCTCAGCAAGATTGCATTTAATTCTACGGTTGAGCTAGTTCTACAGGATACCAACTTGCTAACGGTTGAGTCACATCCCTTCCATCTTCATGGATATAATTTCTTTGTTGTTGGTACTGGAATTGGAAATTTTGATCCTGTCAAAGACCCTGCTAAATATAACCTGGTTGATCCCATTGAGAGAAATACAGTTGGTGTTCCTACTGGGGGATGGACTGCTATTCGGTTTAGAGCTGACAATCCAG GTGTTTGGTTTATGCATTGTCATTTGGAGCTCCACACTGGCTGGGGACTGAAAACAGCATTTGTGGTGGAAGATGGACCTGGGCCTGATCAATCCATTCTGCCTCCACCTAAGGATCTTCCGGCTTGTTAG
- the LOC110645343 gene encoding laccase-11 isoform X1 encodes MASKGIFLSGLTFIFIGILELAFISFPAEAAIKKYQFDVSTASISLIRYYHLHGNRLDLLGDEFLSFLFVSPQIQVRNVSRLCHAKPIVTVNGRFPGPTIYVREGDRVLVNVTNYAQYNMSIHWHGLKQYRNGWADGPAYITQCPIQKGSSYNYDFNVTGQRGTLWWHAHIFWLRATVYGAIVIMPKQGTPYPFPRPNMEFNIVLGEWWNTDVEEVVRQGTKMGLPPNMSDAHTINGKPGPLFPCSEKYTFAMEVEPGKTYLLRIVNAALNDELFFGISGHTMTVVEVDAVYTKPFTTQTILIAPGQTTNVLVKANQVPGRYFMATRPFIDVPLPIDNKTATAILQYKGIPNTVLPSLPQLPAPNDTEFALSYNRKLRSLNSPQFPANLPLKVDRKLFYTIGFGKDSCPTCANGTRLLASLNNISFVMPQTALLQAHYFNLTGVFRTDFPDKPPTPFNYTGAPLTASLGTVHGTKPSLSKIAFNSTVELVLQDTNLLTVESHPFHLHGYNFFVVGTGIGNFDPVKDPAKYNLVDPIERNTVGVPTGGWTAIRFRADNPGVWFMHCHLELHTGWGLKTAFVVEDGPGPDQSILPPPKDLPAC; translated from the exons ATGGCTAGTAAGGGAATTTTCCTTTCAGGTTTAACCTTTATTTTCATTGGAATCCTGGAGCTGGCTTTCATTTCTTTCCCAGCAGAAGCTGCCATAAAGAAATATCAGTTTGATGTGAGTACTGCATCTATTAGCTTAATTCGCTATTATCATTTGCATGGAAATAGGCTGGATTTATTGGGTGatgaatttctttctttcttatttgtTTCTCCACAGATTCAAGTGAGGAATGTGAGTAGATTGTGCCATGCAAAACCAATTGTCACTGTAAATGGGAGGTTTCCAGGGCCTACAATTTATGTAAGAGAAGGAGATCGGGTTCTCGTCAATGTCACCAATTATGCCCAATATAACATGTCAATTCACTG GCATGGACTGAAGCAATATCGCAATGGGTGGGCAGATGGACCAGCTTATATAACCCAGTGTCCAATTCAGAAAGGAAGTAGCTACAATTATGACTTCAATGTCACAGGGCAGAGAGGGACCTTATGGTGGCACGCACATATTTTTTGGCTAAGGGCTACAGTTTATGGTGCAATTGTCATTATGCCTAAACAAGGAACTCCATATCCTTTCCCACGGCCAAATATGGAATTCAATATTGTCTTAG GAGAATGGTGGAACACTGATGTGGAGGAGGTTGTAAGGCAAGGAACCAAAATGGGCTTGCCTCCAAACATGTCTGACGCACACACAATCAACGGGAAGCCAGGGCCTCTCTTTCCTTGTTCTGAGAAAT ATACTTTTGCAATGGAGGTTGAACCAGGGAAGACATACCTCCTCAGAATTGTGAATGCCGCCCTCAATGATGAGCTTTTCTTTGGCATTTCTGGCCACACCATGACAGTGGTGGAGGTTGATGCAGTTTATACAAAGCCATTTACCACTCAAACTATACTAATTGCACCTGGCCAGACCACAAATGTTCTGGTGAAAGCCAACCAAGTTCCAGGCAGATATTTCATGGCTACTAGGCCTTTCATAGATGTTCCTCTTCCTATCGACAATAAAACAGCCACAGCAATTCTCCAATACAAAGGCATTCCAAACACTGTCCTCCCTTCTCTTCCTCAATTGCCTGCACCAAATGACACAGAATTTGCTTTAAGCTACAACAGAAAGCTTAGAAGCTTGAACTCTCCCCAGTTTCCAGCAAATTTACCCCTCAAAGTCGATCGAAAACTCTTCTACACTATCGGTTTTGGTAAAGATTCCTGCCCAACTTGCGCTAATGGAACACGCCTGCTAGCTTCTTTGAACAATATCTCCTTTGTTATGCCTCAAACTGCTCTTCTTCAAGCTCATTACTTCAACCTCACAGGAGTTTTCAGGACTGATTTCCCTGACAAGCCTCCTACTCCTTTCAACTACACTGGTGCACCACTTACCGCCAGTCTTGGAACTGTCCATGGCACCAAGCCTAGCCTCAGCAAGATTGCATTTAATTCTACGGTTGAGCTAGTTCTACAGGATACCAACTTGCTAACGGTTGAGTCACATCCCTTCCATCTTCATGGATATAATTTCTTTGTTGTTGGTACTGGAATTGGAAATTTTGATCCTGTCAAAGACCCTGCTAAATATAACCTGGTTGATCCCATTGAGAGAAATACAGTTGGTGTTCCTACTGGGGGATGGACTGCTATTCGGTTTAGAGCTGACAATCCAG GTGTTTGGTTTATGCATTGTCATTTGGAGCTCCACACTGGCTGGGGACTGAAAACAGCATTTGTGGTGGAAGATGGACCTGGGCCTGATCAATCCATTCTGCCTCCACCTAAGGATCTTCCGGCTTGTTAG